From the Lathyrus oleraceus cultivar Zhongwan6 chromosome 4, CAAS_Psat_ZW6_1.0, whole genome shotgun sequence genome, one window contains:
- the LOC127075119 gene encoding putative pentatricopeptide repeat-containing protein At3g25970, whose amino-acid sequence MQRLQSLIRNSPITLPSLKATHCLAIKSGSIVDLYAANNLITTYSKCSELPLAHQLFDEMPHRDTVSWNAIISGYANTGDLDYTWKLLNNMRISGHIIDSHTFGSILKGVARACSLDLGKQIHSVMIKMRFNENVFSGSALLDMYAKCGRVDDALVVFRYMPECNFVSWNTLIAGYSRVGDVDMAFWLLRCQELEGVGIDDGTVAPLLTLLDSVECCSLVMQLHCKIMKHGLDDFNIVANALIMAYSECYCLQDAERMFDAAAMCRDIVTWNSMLAAYLLHKKEDLAFEVFIDMQSFGFEPDDYSYTGVISHCFVKQHTSRGESLHGLVIKRGLQVSVPVSNALIAMYLGFDNRGVEDASKIFFSMDVKDCCTWNSVLAGYVQVGWSEEALRLFVQMRYLFVEIDDYTFSAVIRCCSDLATLQLGQQVHVLSLKVGFDTNKYVGSSLIFMYSKCGVIEDARKSFETTFNDNAIVWNSIIFGYAQHGQGNTALELFNLMRERKMKPDHITFVAVLTACSHTGLVEEGRKIIQSMESDFGIPLRMEHYACAVDLYGRSGHLEEAKALVETMPFEPDVMVLRTLLGACRSCGDIELASHVAKTLLELEPEDHSTYVLLSDLYGRLKMWNEKASVKRLMRERLVKKVPGWSWIEVKNEVHAFNAEDHSHPQSEEIYKLLLQLKDGTKLFDNL is encoded by the coding sequence GAGACTGCAATCCCTTATTCGAAATTCACCCATTACACTGCCTTCTCTGAAAGCAACCCATTGTCTAGCAATCAAGTCAGGTTCCATAGTAGACCTCTACGCAGCCAACAACCTCATAACAACATATTCAAAATGTTCAGAACTTCCCCTTGCTCATCAACTGTTCGACGAAATGCCTCACAGAGATACTGTATCATGGAATGCAATCATTTCAGGTTACGCAAACACCGGGGACCTGGATTATACATGGAAGCTCCTCAACAATATGAGAATCTCCGGTCACATAATTGACAGCCACACATTTGGGAGCATTCTCAAAGGCGTTGCTCGAGCTTGTAGCCTTGATCTTGGGAAGCAGATACATTCGGTTATGATTAAGATGAGGTTTAATGAGAATGTGTTTTCAGGGAGTGCACTTCTTGATATGTATGCCAAGTGTGGCAGAGTTGATGATGCATTGGTTGTGTTTCGGTATATGCCAGAGTGCAATTTTGTGTCGTGGAACACGTTGATCGCTGGTTATTCGCGAGTTGGTGATGTTGACATGGCGTTTTGGTTGCTGAGATGTCAGGAGTTGGAGGGTGTTGGGATTGACGATGGCACGGTGGCTCCGCTTTTGACGTTGCTTGATAGTGTTGAGTGTTGCAGTTTGGTAATGCAGCTGCATTGTAAAATTATGAAACATGGGCTGGACGATTTTAACATTGTCGCAAATGCCCTTATCATGGCGTACTCAGAGTGCTATTGTCTACAAGATGCGGAGAGAATGTTCGACGCTGCTGCCATGTGTCGTGATATAGTTACATGGAATTCCATGCTTGCGGCTTACTTGCTTCACAAGAAAGAAGATCTCGCGTTTGAAGTTTTCATTGACATGCAGAGTTTTGGGTTTGAGCCTGATGATTATAGTTATACTGGGGTAATCAGTCATTGTTTTGTCAAACAGCACACAAGCCGTGGAGAATCTTTACATGGGTTGGTGATTAAAAGAGGGCTTCAGGTTTCTGTGCCTGTTTCTAATGCTTTGATTGCCATGTATCTTGGATTTGATAATAGGGGCGTGGAAGATGCATCGAAAATTTTCTTTTCCATGGATGTTAAAGATTGTTGTACTTGGAATTCTGTTTTGGCAGGGTACGTGCAGGTTGGTTGGAGTGAGGAAGCCTTGAGGTTGTTTGTGCAGATGAGATATCTTTTTGTAGAAATTGATGACTATACTTTTTCCGCTGTCATCAGATGTTGTTCAGATTTAGCAACACTGCAGCTAGGTCAACAGGTTCATGTTTTGTCACTTAAAGTAGGCTTTGATACAAATAAATATGTCGGGAGTTCATTGATCTTCATGTATTCTAAATGTGGTGTCATAGAAGATGCTAGAAAATCTTTTGAAACAACTTTCAATGACAATGCAATTGTTTGGAACTCGATCATCTTTGGGTATGCACAACACGGACAAGGAAACACTGCACTTGAACTCTTTAACTTAATGAGAGAGAGGAAGATGAAACCTGATCATATAACGTTTGTCGCAGTTCTCACTGCATGTAGTCATACTGGGCTCGTAGAAGAAGGCCGGAAAATTATACAATCTATGGAGTCTGATTTTGGTATTCCGCTGCGAATGGAGCACTATGCTTGTGCAGTTGATCTCTATGGTCGGTCTGGGCATCTAGAAGAGGCAAAAGCTTTGGTTGAAACAATGCCTTTTGAACCCGATGTAATGGTGTTGAGGACTTTATTAGGTGCCTGTAGAAGTTGTGGTGATATTGAATTAGCAAGTCATGTGGCAAAAACATTGCTAGAGTTGGAGCCTGAGGATCACAGCACTTATGTTCTGCTCTCGGACCTTTATGGGCGTCTGAAGATGTGGAATGAAAAAGCTAGTGTAAAAAGGCTGATGCGAGAAAGACTCGTGAAAAAGGTTCCTGGTTGGAGTTGGATAGAAGTGAAAAATGAAGTGCATGCTTTCAATGCTGAAGATCACTCTCACCCTCAGAGCGAGGAGATATACAAACTGCTACTACAATTGAAGGATGGGACTAAGTTGTTTGATAATTTGTAG